The region tatcatctcccctcagctgtcttttctccaagctgaagagccctagatgcttcagcctttcctcatagggaagtcgtcccatcccctttatcatttttgtcacccttccctgtaccttttctaattccactgtatctttttttgagatgtggtgaccagaattgaacacaatattcgaggtgtggttgcacataggaccgatacaaaggcattataacatcctcacttttgttttccattcctttcctaataatacctaacattccatttgctttcttagctgcagtagcacactgagcagagggtttccacATATCAACGacgacgctgagatccctttcttaattggtgactcctaacatgcaaccttgcattacgtagctatagttcgggttcctctttccaacatgcatcactttgcacttgctcacattaaacgtcatctgccattgagACGCcatgtctcccagtctcgtaaggtactcttgtaatttttcacaatcctcttgcgatttaacaacttttaataactttgtgtcagcagcaaatttaattacctcactagttactcccaactctagatcatttataaatgtgttaaaaagcagcagtcctagtatagacccctgggaaaccccactatctacccttctccattgagaatactgaccgcttaagcctactctctgttttttatccttttaaccagtttttaaatccacaataggacaaaacctcctatcccgtgagtctccaatttcttctggagttgttactttgtcaaacaccttttgaaaatccagatacacaatgaggcttattttcaaagcacttagcctcccaaagttccatagaaacctatggaacttagcctcccaaagtgctttgaaaatatgcctcaatatcaacCGCCTTTATCCACTATTTACCTCAAACTGTGGACAATATCACCTAGTgccagaaagtttttttttttttttaacttatagaggaaaagacctcaaaaagcCTGTGCTACTCTGTGACTCTTCATAGAAAGCTTAGTACTCAACAGACAAAACCATCATcgttggccaaaaacctccataATACGTTTTTCTCAGTGCTAAATCTTAAGATATTTTCCTCCATaagtaaaaaaaaggaaaaaaaaattattttcaaagcacttagacttacaaaataaGCCTCATTGTCCACAGTTCTTGAGGTGTGAAGTTATTCATTTTTCCTGTGGCAAGTTCCTGGGGGTTTTAAAGTGAGTTTCACTATTTATTCAGCCCTTGGGCCTTGCAAATTGTCCACGTGTAATTTAATCAGGGGCAAAGGAAGATGTGTAGAGAAGTGCAATGGTTCTGCTGTCTGGATAACGTTCAAGTTAAACTTTAACAGCAATGTTTACTTTAAAATAAAGAATAATCAAAAACTTTGAGCACTGAATATAAATTGTGGCCAATTCTGGCCCTTAGGAATCAGTTTTCATTAACTCTTGGTCTCTGCTATGCTATCATACACACATGTTTCAGTACTACTACATCAGGTATGTATTACTCATTAACTGATCATGCCCTCACATAGGCATGGAAGAGGAAATTCTGAGATTCCAGGAGATATTATGTAGTCCTAATATAGTACCTGGTTCATTTGAAGAACTTCTAAAATGTCAAACAGAAAAATAATGTAAACCAGCAAAAAAAACTTTCTTTGGCAGTCTTttcctgctctttgggattccacctCAATTGCAGGCAGCAACTCTTGGTATGTAGTACTATAAACCTACATTCTCTCCCCTGTGCATATACATCAAGACATGAATAGCTTATGAGACAGTTTCCATGGGAATGAGGTTGCCAGAACCACTCCTAGCCACCCCAagacaatggagaattaagtggctTGCTTGctcaaggccacaaggagctacTGTGGGCTTGGAgattcccagcctgctgctctaaccatgagGCCAGTGCTTCCTaaacatggtcctggaggcacccctgccaatcaggttttcaagatagatgtatttatttataatgcTTGATATTCCGCTAATTGTCCATATGGTgactatgtggcttacaacataaaAGCAATTAGGGTGTAGACACATAAGGAAGGGGGACAACTAGGTTGAGGAACAAAACGATTCTTTAAACAATTAATATTACTCCTGGGTGAATTCTGCACAATTCATTGCAGGCAAAGGTAGCAGTGGCTCTGCTCACTCTCCCCCTCCGCTGAGCTCCCGCAGCAAGCAGAGGGTCACTTCCTCCTTTcagggggaagagggaaagagtgagCAGAGCAGCTACTCTGAGGATGAGAAGGGGCCAAAGCAAAGGTGTGTGTGTAAGGAGGGAAGCAAGGTCAGAGAGTGCCAGGAGGATAGAAGCAGGAAGTTGAAGGGGTACCACTTCTGTGTAAGCAATCAGACCTGAGGATGTGCCTGGGGAGAGAAATACAATGGTAGctgaggaggggaggagaaggaatgAGTGGCTGGAGTACTGGATGTGGAAAAAGACTTTGGAGGCAGACAGAAATCAGTCTATTTAAAGGGAGAGGAAACTGACAAGCCTGGGATAGGAAAAGGCAGGGATGGATTTCAGGTTTATGATGGGGACTTCTATACAAAACACTATAAAATAAACtgtgcacattttttaaaatattctgaATTCTACACACAATTCCGTCAGGTGTAACCATTTCTTTTCAAACTGCAGTGCAGCAGGGGTATTCTGCTCTAATCCCTTCCTTCCAGAGAAGAGGAGTGGATGAGGTGAGCCTGCAGCAGAGAACAGTTACTCTTGTCCTCAATTCTGCCCCACTCCTCTAATTATCTACCCCTTACCTccccagttccacttcctttttgtctacaaattaagcctttCCTAAATGTATCACGAAACCTCATCCTTTTGCTGTGTGAGCAGgtgtacagaaaaaaaatatatatatatattcctttaatcatttttttttggtggggggaatAAGGTGCAGGTTGACATTAATACAAATAATTGTAGCCCAGTGGCTTTTCTGGATTTAGAACCTGACATTTTCTGGTAGGGTATAACAGTTTGGTTTCCTGAATCAGAAGCAAACTAAAGACAGTTCAAAATAACATCATTCATCAGTCCAATTCTTGAATAAGCACTTTTTtctctgggggctttttactgcCCCAGACCTTCTCTAACTCCTTAGTAATAACTTCAATTTCTTTTAACTTATCCCTGTGGATCTTGAATTCCATCTGTGCTTCCACAGCCAGGAGCATTAACGTGTCCTCGTGCTCATTAGCCCATGCAAGCAGaaattcacattttttttgggCTTCAAAGAGTTTCTTCTTACATTCTTTCTCCACCAGTTTCTTGGCATTTCTCAGTAGTCCAGCGAGATGGGATAAAGCTGCTAGAGTATAGTTCTTCTGGCTGGCCTTGTTTTCTCCCATTAGTACATGAGCCACACTTTTCATGGCTTCAGAGGGTCCTTCGGGGTCACTGGTGTACCTCCCAGCCAGCACAGCCTGGACGCCTGCTTGCATGGCCTCAGCAGTTGAACTGAAAATCTGCCTGGAGTTTAGTACCCCAGACACCCCCAACACAGTCTCACAAAACTCCTGCAGCATTAAATCTTCACTCAGGTCCCCATTGTACAGCTTGAGGCTAAACGTGTAGGCATAAAGTACATTGACAACACTGAAGGGCACAAGTGGAGATGGTGTTTGGGTCAGGGTGCTCAAACGAGGTATTGTAGCAGGAATAGGAGGCATGTTCTCTTTTGCCTGGAGTAGGGATCCAGTTATTTCTGTGACCCCAGAAGTGCCCTTGTGGGGCTCACCTCTTCGCTTTTGGTGTGTCAGTGCGATTTCTGAAGAAGTTCCTTGATGCTCTGCCTTTCTTGTCGCTTTCCCTTGGGCAGCTGCCACCCTTTCATGTTTTCTCTCCTCCTCGCCATCCTCCGGTCTGCTCTCGCCCCCCGGCGATGCTGGGCCTCGCACCCCATTTATCCCTTCCTCCTGCACTAGCTGAGCAGCCTCGTGGATCATCCACCAGGGCTTCCACTCCGGCACCAGGGCACCGATTCTGCCGCTTCTTAGCAGCCGCTGGAACTCCTCCTTCTCCCGGGGGGTAAGCCGGGCCCAAAGCTGTCGCTCCCCTCCTGGTACATCTAAACCGCCGCTCTGTTCGGGCTCCAAAGGGCATTCTTCTTCCTCTTGGGACCCCGACAACCACTTCTCTGGCCCGGGGGTGGCGCGGCTCTGCCAGTCCCTTAGCAGGATGTCCCGCATGGTTGCGTCCGTGTAGGGACAGCGGCGGCGAAGCTCCTCCAGCACGGCCCGGCGGTAGAAGGCTTCGGAGCAGCTACGGTGCCGGGCGCCGCGGTAGCAAGGAAGAGAGCAGAAGCGCACGTTGCAGCGAGAACAAGTGTAGCGACTCGGCACTGCCAGGCACAGTCCGCAGACCTCAGCCAccgcctcctcttcctccatgctTCCCATCCCCACGACAGGAAAACAAAACAATGTGCGTTCTAGTACCAACCTCTTCCGGTCATGCGCTACGTAGGAGAGGAAGTGGGGAAATACAAGCCTCACTGTCATGTCACCCAAGCTTGTCACAGGTGTAAGCAGCGAAAAAAAATACAAGTTGCCTACctgtaaagagtagttacttacctgtcgcAGGTGTTCtcggaggacagcaggctatatattctcacatgtgggtgacgtcacgtcggcccagaggactttctagcaaagtcttcaatagaaatcaaacaaaataaaacatggaaaagaaaataagatgataccttttttattggacataacttaatacatttcttgattagcttttgaaggttgcccttcttcgtcagattggacaAAGTCTTGAAATCTTTGAGTGTCCCTTGTCACGCCGGCACACTGCGCACGCTCCTCTTCCCGCCCGCCGCACGGACACGTTCCTCAGTTATATTCAAAAgattagaggaatacaactccgaaggggaggtgggagggttgtgagaatatatagcctgctgtcctcggagaacacctgctacaggtaagtaactactctttctccaaggacaagcaggcattaatattctcacatgtggggtatccctagccaccaggctcactcaacataacaaacaatggtcaattgAACCTTGCAACAGTGAGGATATAAcggagattgacctgaaacaaaactcatctaactgagagtgcagcctggaacagaataaaaatgggcctagggtggttggagttggattctaaaccccaaacagactctgcagcaccgactgcccaaaccgactgtcacgtcgactatgctgctgaaggcagtaatgagatgtgaatgtgtggattgaagaccacgtcacagctttgcaaatctcttcaatagtggctgaccttagatgagccactgacgcagccatggctctaacattatgagtcgtgacatgaccgtctaaagtcagcccagcctgggcgtaagtgaaggaaatgcaatctgctagccaattagagatagtgcgtttcccgacagcaactcccctcttgttgtgattaaatgaaataaacaactgggcgaactgtctgaaggggcttgtccgctccacgtaacaggccaatgctcttttacagtccagagtgtgcaacttgctttcgccagggctcatatgaggagggggaaagaatgttggcaagacaattgactggttcagatggaactccgacaccaccttcggtaagaACTTTGGGTGCATGAGCcactaaagcctgaagctcactgaccctacgagctgaagtaaccgccaccaagaaaatgaccttccaggtcaagtacttcagatggcaggaatctagtggttcaaaaggagctgtcatcagctgggtgaggacgatgttgagatcccatgacactggaggaggtttgacagggggctttgtcaaaaacaaacctctcataaagcgaaccaccaaaggctgtccagagataggctgaccttctacatgataatgataagcactgattgcactaagatggacTTTGACCGAGGATTGAGGGCCCGgccgtcacaccagacggcaaacctcttccacttaaaagcataacatctctttgtggaatctttcctggaagcaagcaagactcgggagacaccctcagaaagacctgaggaggcaaaatctacgccttcaacatccaggccgtgagggccagagactggaggttgggatgtagaagcgccccctcgttctgagtaatgagggttggaaaacattccaatctccatggatctctgcaggataactccagaagcagagggaaccatatctcacgcggccagaagggagctatcagaatcatggtgccacgatcttgcttgagtttcagcaaagtcttccccaccagaggaatgggaggatacatatacagaaggcctgtcccccaatgaaggaggaaggcatccgatgctagcttgccgtgggcctgaagcctggaacagaattgagggaccttgtgagtgtcctgagaagcaaaaagatctatcgaggGAGTGCCCCATACTCGAAaaatctttttggcaatagtcatgttcaaggaccactcgtgaagctgcataattctgctcaacctgtcggtcagactgttgtttacaccggctagataagtagcttggagaaacatCCCGTGTTGGcgggcccatagccacatctgcaaggcctcctgacacagagggcgagatccggtacccccttgcttgttggtgtaatacattgcaacctgattgtctgaatcagAACAATTTTgatggatagccgatctctgaaagcctttagagcgttccagatcactcgcaattccaggagattgatctggagatgtctctcctgaagagaccaagctccttgagtgtgaagcccatctacatgcgctccccaccccaggagggatgcatctgttgtcagcaccttttgtggctgaggaatttggaatgggcgtcccaagaccagattggagcgaatggtccaccactggagGGAGATGCGAAAGTTGATGGACagctggatgacatcctctagattccctgtagcctgaaaccactgggaagctagggtccattgaggaGATCTTATGTGtaaacgtgccatgggagtcacatgaactgtggaagccatgtgccccagaagtctcaacatctgccgagctgtgatctgctgagacgctcgcaccCTGGAagccagagacagaaggttgtctgttctgggaccgggaagataggcacaagctgtctgtgTACACAACAGAGCTCCGATGAATTCCAACTTCTGGACTGGAATGAGATGGGacggggtaatttatcacaaagccCAGCAGCTCGAGCACCTGAAAAGTTATCCGTAGGGACTGCAAAGTTCCCTCCGAggaagtgctcttcaccagccaatcatccagataagggaacacatgcactctgcctagtgacgctgcaacaactgccaggcacttggtaaaaaccctgggagcagacgccaagccaaaaggcaatacacagtactgaaagtgctgtgaccccagccgaaatcaaagatacttcctgtgagctggaagtatcgatatgtgggtgtaagcatcctttaagtccagagagtatagccaatcgttttcctgaatcatgggtagaagggtgcccagggaaagcatcctgaacttttctcagaccagatatttgttcaggccccttaggtctaggatgggatgcatcccccctgtcttcttttccacaaggaagtacctggaatagaatcccagcccttcttgccctggtggaacgggctcgaccgcatttggtcgctgagaagggcggagagttcctctgcaagtacctgcttgtgtaggagctgaaggactgagctcctggcgggcaatttggaggttcgggTGTACCCGGACcgaactatttggagaacccaccgatctGAGGTTactagaggccacctttggtgaaaaaatcttAACCTCTCTCCGACAGGTAGATCGTTCGGTACAGATACAATGAttttggctatgctctgctggagccagtcaaaaacccgtccctggtttttgctggggagctgcaggggcctgtttcggcgcacgctgctgatgagaatGAGCGGGCTGGGGGCCGAGCCTGAACTGGCTGTCGGGAATAAGAAGTGTACTTATGGCCCCTAGAGGCGTAAGGAGCACTTCTCCTTCCCTTAAAATACTTCCTAGAGgtggaagtggatgcagaaggtgcccggcgggagagagaatccatagcgttatcacgctggtagagatgatcaatcaactcttccactttctctccaaaaaggtgatccccccggcacgggatatctgctattttctgctgagtcctctcctccaggttagaggcacgcagccatgagagtctgcgcatcgctataccttgggcagaaaatctagataccacatcgcaagtgtcataaacgcccctggacaggaacttgcgacacgccttctgctgcctgaccacttgatGAAAGGGTtcagcctgctccggtgggagtgcatccaccaaactctcaagttgccaCACAGAGTTCTGTAAATGGatgctcgtaaagagctggtaagactggattttggtcGCGAGCAAACCAGCCTGATacacctttctcccaaaagagtccaaagttctgtactcccgccccgggggcaccAAGGCGTAGTTCCTAGAACTTTTGGCTCtcctgagagcggaatccaccaccgctgaatcatgggGCAACTGAGCctgcatgagactgggttccccgtggacccgatactgggactcaactttCTTGGGGACAGGTGGGCAAGAAAGAGGCTTCTCCAAGTTCCTCaacagcacttccctgagtgtatcgtGAAGCGGAGCTGTGgcagaagacttaggtggagatggatagtccaggacctcgagcatcttggccctgggctcatccacaagctccacagggaaggggatgGCAGACATCTCccaaacaaaagaggagaaagacaagctctcaggaggagaaagttgTCTTTGTGGCGAGGGAGTAGAATCAGATGGGATGCCTTGAGAATCCTCAGCAGAGAATTCCTCACGCCTCTCATCATGATCAGATGAGGTATcgtcagatggggctaaaagctcagatAGAGCCACCCGAATCCGAGCCCGTCTTGACGAAGAAGCACGACGACctcgatgggggcgtcgagaagTCGACGGTCCAgaagactccggtgaagcttcctccaccgatgctACCGGAGAGTCGACCCGGGAGGCTGGCAACACCGGCATCAAAAGCGGCACCGGTGacagagacctcaccacaggcataaGGCTCGATGCCGTGGGCATATCCGGCGCCGACACCTCCGGCACCGGTGATACCGATGCCTCTGACTCCATCGGCACCGACACCGCCGGCACCGGCACCCCCGGTACCGAGTGCAACTGGCGCAGCATCGTTTCCataaaaagaggaaagagagcCTTGATACGCTCATCCAGAGCTGCTGTCAGaagaggctgtggggccggtacagGTGCCGGAGGCAGAGTCTGGTGAGGCTGGGGAGCCGGGACTGGGCTGCCAGGTGACTCACGCATCagtacctccataacagagggggAGCGaccctctcggcaccgacgctcccggtaccgtgtcgagaaggagaacgacggcggtgcttcttggccttcgcccgatgcccgccatcgagactcctcggtgccagagaagaggacgtggaatccacatgcctcttcagggccgggtccgatgcaggacggtcccggggggcctgcaaagcaggaggcgccgaggcaggtggagacccactcgatgcatcactgctcccagcgtgcatcggtcgttTGGCAGCCTGTCCCCGGACTCCCGATGCCGgcgtcgacgccgaggaaccggAACCAAAAATCTTCTCTCGTTGGGCATCTCGAGAGAGCAGGGTCCGCTTTTTCATGGCGCGACACAATTTACAGCCCTCTGAACGATGatctggcccaaggcactgaaggcaccaggagtgcgggtcagtgccagagatggtccggtggcagcgggcacaaggcttaaagccgctgggcgtctttgatgacatgtcgggaaaaacagcccctgccaaatcaaaggacgcgATTGTGCCAGAAAAAAGAGACACAAAAAACCAAGGAAAATAACTCGAATGAGCGACTTAAATACAGTcgtgactaaaagaaagaaaacgtaAAACGGGGAAAAGAAACTAAGAAGAATAAAAGGATACAATTTGAAGTTCTTCACCTCCGGGCTTCGAAGCAACACGAAATCGAAGGAactccgtgtcacctcagacgcggagaaaAAACAACTGAGGAACGTGTCCGCGCGGCGGGCGGAAAGAGGAGCGTGCGCGTGCGCAGTGTGCCCGCCTGCGCGACAAGGGACACTCAAAGATTTcaagactttgctagaaagtcctccggtccgacgtgacgtcacccacatgtgagaatattagcctgcttgttctccttggacagatgatcttgcagccacacaaatgaAATGACTCTCCCGTGACATCCCTGACCCAGACTAATACCAAATATTaagctcagtggcgttcctaggtcggctgccacccggggcggatcaccgctgtgcaccccccccccccgggtccagtGGCATCTGTCCCcctagggtgcagcacgacaccccccccccccccccggcgcattaaGGCCCCctcaggtgcattcttggctgctggagggtgcagagagcaaatgcgcgcctgtcggctccactggtgcCCTGCTccctcagaacaggaagtaacctgttctggggcagagggagcagggaaccagtggagccgacagatgcgcagctgctctctgcacccctccagcagcatgcaaccggggcggaccgcccccaccgccctgcccttgctatgccactgattaagCTTAAAAGCTATCACAATACGTGCACGTGCAGGTTCACGTTCTAGTTCACAGTATATATAAGAACTGCCCCTTTTCAGATTGATATAATAGCTAGCGGTAGCTtaagggagggttgggagggattgtgtggctgcaagatcacCTGTgcaaggagaactaccgttacaggtaggcAACTTTTATTTCTCCATGGACAGagtatcttgcagccacacaaatgaAGATTCCCAAGCTACACAGGTAACAGATTAAGAAAAACTACATATGACTATTGAAAAAGTAACTGGTACCTACCTGTGTGAGGAGGTGGTGTGGTAGTTGATGCCTCAGAGTACAGAAGAAAGGACAGCATGACCAAAAACTGCATCCGTAGATGGTTGTATCGATGCAATAATGTTTCACAAAAGTATGAACCGATGACCACGTAGCTGCTTTACAAATGTCTTGTAAGGAAGTTCTTTGCGAATGAGCCCTTGTGGTCGCCATAGCTCTGAGATTATGAGGATTATTTAAGGAATTAGTTGGTTGTGCCTTCTCTATGCCTTTCCTCCAATTCCACTCTTCCAAAACACTCCAGAAGGTGAAATCGGAAAGAGCGTCTCTTGTTCCTAGCTCCTTACTGGCCAAGACAGGCATGGTTCACATTTCTCCTAAACCTAACTTTGCAGCCCCCACTTCCACTTCCGCTGGATCCGGATCTGATAACACAACAAGGCAGTCTTCTTCACCCAGACATCGCATCTCTCCGCCTCATGGCTTAGCTGATCGATCCCAATCGAGCATGATGTTCTCACAGGGCATTCTTAGAGTTCTCACCTCTAGAAAAGACTCCACTCTGAAATCTTACACAGCAAAATGGAAGCGTTTCTCCAGCTGGTGTTCCCATTATCGTCTCCACCCTGACACTGCTTCTCTATCTCGTGTCTTAGATTATCTTCTCCAACTTTTGAAATCAGGGTTATCATACTCCTCAATAAGACTTCATTTGTCAGCTCTCTCAGTGTTCCATGACACCCGGTGGACGATTTGACCCTCatgcaacatcctgtttcaaAAAGATTCCTTAAAGGACTCATGCACCTTTACCCTCCCATTCGTCCACCAACTCCAGCATGGGACCTTAATTTAGTGCTGAATGCGCTTCTGActtctcctttcgagccacttcaCAGCATGGAACTCAGATACCTTACTTGGAAAACACTGTTTTTAGTAACTTTGACTTCAGTACGCCGTATTGGTGAGATACAGGCTCTCGTCCACTATCCATCATATACTCAATTACTCCATGATAAGGCCGTGCTTCGCACTCACCCGAAGTTCTTACCTAAGGTAGTCTCACCTTCTCACTTAAATCAAGTAATAGTACTTCC is a window of Microcaecilia unicolor chromosome 11, aMicUni1.1, whole genome shotgun sequence DNA encoding:
- the ZNHIT2 gene encoding zinc finger HIT domain-containing protein 2; this encodes MGSMEEEEAVAEVCGLCLAVPSRYTCSRCNVRFCSLPCYRGARHRSCSEAFYRRAVLEELRRRCPYTDATMRDILLRDWQSRATPGPEKWLSGSQEEEECPLEPEQSGGLDVPGGERQLWARLTPREKEEFQRLLRSGRIGALVPEWKPWWMIHEAAQLVQEEGINGVRGPASPGGESRPEDGEEERKHERVAAAQGKATRKAEHQGTSSEIALTHQKRRGEPHKGTSGVTEITGSLLQAKENMPPIPATIPRLSTLTQTPSPLVPFSVVNVLYAYTFSLKLYNGDLSEDLMLQEFCETVLGVSGVLNSRQIFSSTAEAMQAGVQAVLAGRYTSDPEGPSEAMKSVAHVLMGENKASQKNYTLAALSHLAGLLRNAKKLVEKECKKKLFEAQKKCEFLLAWANEHEDTLMLLAVEAQMEFKIHRDKLKEIEVITKELEKVWGSKKPPEKKVLIQELD